TCGTCGGCATGCTCGCCCTCGGCGTCATCGTCGTGTCCGCGTCGCGCTCGTTCGCGACGGACGTGACCGCGATCCTGTTCGGGGACGTGCTCGCCGTGACCGCGGCGGACCTCGCCGGCCTCGCCGTGGCCGCCGCCGTGGCGCTCGGCACGGCGATCTGCTTCCACCGACCGTTCGCAGCGACGGCGTTCGACGTCCGGAAGGCCGCGACGCTCGGGCTGCGACCGCGCCTGGCGGAGGTGGTCCTCGTCGCCCTGGTCACCCTCGCCGTCGTCGCGTCGTACCGGGCGGTCGGGACACTCCTCGTGGTCGGGCTCCTCCTCGCCCCGGCCGCCGCCGCGCGCGCGTGGACCCGTTCGGTCCGCTCGACGATGCTCCTCGGCGCCGGCATCGGTGCCGCCGCCGTCCTCGCCGGCCTGCTCGTCTCGTGGCACCTCGGCACGGCCGCCGGCGCGAGCATCGCCGTCGTCGCGGTCCTCGGCGTGGCGGTCTCCCGTGGTGCCGCCGCCCTGCTGCACGGCCGCGCTCCGGCGCACCCCAAGCCCACCCGGACCGCCCGGACCCCCGGGTCCACAGCACCACGAGAGGCCCCATGAACCACCGATCCACCCCCGCCGTCGGCGCCGCGCTCGGGCTCACGCTCCTGCTCGCCGCCTGCTCGACCGACCCGGCCACACCGGGAGCCGCCGCGACGACCGACCGCCCGCACGGGTACGTCGAGGGCGCTCGGGAGGCCCGTGAGCCCCAGCTGCGCCTCCTCGCGGTGGACCCCGACGGCCGGACCACGATCCGCGACCTGCTCACCGGCGAGTCCTCCGCGCTCGACACCGTCGATGCCCCGACGCATGCCGCCACGGACGGACGGTTCCTCGTCACGTCCGACGACGACCGGACGACGATCACGGACGGAGGCGCCTGGACGGTCGACCACGGCGACCACACGCACTACTACGCCGCCGAGCCGCGGGTCGTCGGCCACGTCGATCGCGGCGGAGCGGTCGACGTGCACTCCTCGGAGACGACCACCACGCTGACCTGGCCGGACCGTAGCGAGGCCGTCGCACTGGACCGCGAGTCGCTCG
This is a stretch of genomic DNA from Curtobacterium sp. 458. It encodes these proteins:
- the aztB gene encoding zinc ABC transporter permease AztB — encoded protein: MTWLTDPFSVDFMLRALVGGTLAAVLCAVVGTWVLVRGMAFLGEALAHGMLPGVAVATLTGVPAALGAAASAGVMVLGVGALRRRARLSYDASIGLLFVGMLALGVIVVSASRSFATDVTAILFGDVLAVTAADLAGLAVAAAVALGTAICFHRPFAATAFDVRKAATLGLRPRLAEVVLVALVTLAVVASYRAVGTLLVVGLLLAPAAAARAWTRSVRSTMLLGAGIGAAAVLAGLLVSWHLGTAAGASIAVVAVLGVAVSRGAAALLHGRAPAHPKPTRTARTPGSTAPREAP